The following are encoded in a window of Massilia sp. R2A-15 genomic DNA:
- the dapC gene encoding succinyldiaminopimelate transaminase: protein MNPQLEKLHPYPFEKLRQLFADVTPNPAFTPISLGIGEPKHPTPAFIQRALTHSVQGLANYPSTHGSDPLRAAIAGWLERRYGVPPLDPATQVLPVNGSREALFGIAHCVIDSSQQALVICPNPFYQIYEGATYLAGAETYFVNSEPARNFACDYAKVPADVWPRVQLLYLCSPGNPTGATLSLGDWRQLFELADRHGFVIAADECYSEIYHGSAPPLGALEAAHALGRSGGEHPYKHLVVFSSLSKRSNVPGMRSGFVAGDAAILKKFLLYRTYCGGAMSPPVQAASIAAWGDETHVIENRAKYKEKFHLVTPLLRQVLDVELPDAGFYLWADVRRSGLSDTEFARRLYAEYNVTVLPGSYLARSAHGINPGENRVRMALVAEVDEGLEAAQRIVQFCTALKASSH, encoded by the coding sequence GTGAATCCACAACTCGAAAAACTTCACCCCTACCCGTTCGAAAAGCTGCGCCAGTTGTTTGCCGACGTGACGCCCAATCCGGCCTTCACGCCCATCAGTCTTGGCATCGGCGAGCCGAAGCACCCCACCCCGGCCTTCATCCAGCGCGCGCTGACCCACAGCGTGCAGGGCCTGGCCAACTATCCGAGCACCCACGGCAGCGATCCGCTGCGCGCGGCCATCGCCGGCTGGCTGGAACGGCGCTACGGCGTGCCGCCGCTCGACCCGGCCACCCAGGTCCTGCCCGTCAACGGCTCGCGCGAGGCGCTGTTCGGCATCGCCCACTGCGTAATCGACTCGTCGCAGCAGGCGCTGGTCATCTGTCCCAACCCGTTCTATCAGATCTACGAAGGCGCCACCTACCTGGCCGGCGCCGAGACGTACTTCGTCAATTCCGAGCCGGCCCGCAATTTCGCCTGCGACTACGCCAAGGTGCCGGCCGACGTCTGGCCGCGCGTGCAGCTGTTGTATCTCTGCTCGCCGGGCAATCCGACCGGCGCCACGCTCTCGCTGGGCGACTGGCGCCAGCTGTTCGAACTGGCCGACCGCCACGGCTTCGTGATCGCCGCCGACGAGTGCTACTCCGAGATCTACCACGGCAGCGCGCCGCCATTGGGCGCGCTCGAAGCGGCCCATGCGCTCGGCCGCAGCGGCGGCGAGCATCCGTACAAGCACCTGGTGGTGTTCTCCAGCCTGTCGAAGCGCTCCAACGTGCCCGGCATGCGCTCGGGCTTCGTGGCCGGCGACGCGGCCATCCTGAAGAAATTCCTGCTTTACCGCACCTACTGCGGCGGCGCGATGTCGCCGCCGGTGCAGGCCGCGTCGATCGCGGCCTGGGGCGACGAGACCCACGTGATCGAGAACCGCGCCAAGTACAAGGAAAAATTCCACTTGGTGACGCCGCTGCTGCGCCAGGTGCTCGATGTCGAACTGCCCGACGCCGGCTTCTATCTGTGGGCTGACGTGCGCCGCAGCGGCCTGTCGGACACCGAATTTGCCCGCCGCCTGTATGCCGAATACAATGTGACGGTCCTCCCGGGCAGCTACCTGGCGCGCAGCGCGCACGGCATCAACCCGGGTGAAAACCGCGTGCGCATGGCGCTGGTGGCCGAAGTCGACGAAGGCCTCGAAGCAGCCCAGCGCATCGTCCAGTTTTGCACCGCCCTCAAAGCATCCTCCCACTAG